The region GAAGCGATGACAAACGCGAAGACCGAGGGTTGGGCTTTCATCCAACTTCGCGTCAGCAGTTCTCGTGCATCCCGCTCGGTCAGCTGAGTGCTCGCATTTTGCTGTGGCTCGATGTCGGTCATTGGTTAGGTGTCACACCGTTCAGGCTGCTCAATGGCTGAGGAGACCACCCAGTCTGGGTGAAAATGGTTCAGATTGTGTTAATTCCCAGATCACCGCGCTAACGAAATGGGGCTTCTCGCGATATTCACGTGGCCGCAGGATACGCCTGATAGGTTCCTGCTCGCTGCGTTCTTATTTTAGCACACCATAGAGAGAAATTCGTCCATGTTCGTTGATTCTCCCCGGACTCGCCGACGCGGGTTCACACTCGTTGAACTGTTGGTTGTGATCGCCATTATTGGCGTTTTAATCGCACTTTTGTTGCCAGCGGTACAGCAGGCCCGTGAAGCGGCTCGTCGCATGCAGTGCACCAACCAAATGAAACAGCTGGGTTTGGCCCTGCATAACTATCACGATACGTTCCTTTCGTTTCCGCCGGGTAACTTTGGCCGAAGCGCTTCGGAATCGTTCAACACCTATAACTGGCGCGTCAATCTCTTGCCGTTCATCGAACAGTCGGCCCTGTACGATTCGTTGAGCTTGAACGACGATTTTCGAGGCAACTCGCTGGGCGCCAATCCGATTCTTCGCGAGCTTGTAGTGCCAGGTTTGAATTGCCCTTCGAGTCCATTGGATCCTCTTTCCGATCCCGTAGGCCAAAACACCGAAAAGGCTCAGTGCATTCATTACGTCGGGATTTCCGGAGCTGCCCCTTCCACGACACAGCCTGGCGTCGGTTATGTCGACTGTGGCTACGGTTGGTTCGCTGACAACGGGATGCTGCCGACCAACGAAGCAACGCGACTGCGCGATGCGACCGACGGTACGTCGAACGTGCTTTTGGTGGCCGAGCAGTCTGGCCATGTTGAAAAGCGAGACATCACCGCCAACTATCGAGGCGGCTGGGTCGGTGCCAACTTGAACCACACGGTCAAAAACCCGAGTTGCAACAGGGTTTACTTTTCTGGGACGACTACCGTTCGCTATGGCATTAATCACAACATTGCTTCGACGGGAGCTAATGCTCAGTATCACCACAACACCGTGGTCAATTCGTTTCATCCAGGTGGGGTGAACGGGCTGCTGGGCGATGCGAGCACACGTTTCTTCCCTGAAACGATGAACCTCGACACGTTCAAGCGATTGTCGGTACGAAACGATGGCGAAGTGCTGGGCGAGTTTTAGTACCACGCACGGCGAATTAGTTTAGAGATTGAAACCGGAAACAGATCCTTTGACGGAGAAGAGTAACGTGAAAACTTTCGCTTGGATCGCGGCTTGCGTTCTGGCATGCACAGTGGCGGTTGGCTGTTCGCAGTCGGCGCCAGGAGGGTTGGTGGAAGGCCAACTGACAGTCAACGGGGAAGCCTATCAGGGCGACGTCCGAGTCATTCTCTTGGACATGATTACCGGAGCTGCCGCGGCCGCTTATTTGGACGAAACTGGGAGCTTCGCGACGGACGATCGCTTGCCCCCTGGAGAGTATGTCGTGTTCCTTTCGCCTGCGATGGCGGAAGATGTGCCTGACCGGTCGAAGGCACCGAAAAAGTCGCAAGCTTCCATTCCAGGCAAATACTGGAACGAAGCATCGAGCCCTTGGAAGCTGAAAGTCGAAGAGGGAATGAATCAGCTCGAGCTTGCCGTTGGTAAGTAGTCCTGATAGATAGCGGTCTTCCCTCGCGGATGACTTTGATTGTGGAATAAAAAAAGGGCAAGACACCTTCGCGGTGCTTGCCCTTTGTTCGTGGGTTTAGGCGGAAAATCGGCCTAGGTATACTCCGCCGAATCTCCTTCGACCGATCGGCGAAGCGTGTTCGGGAAGTCAGGAATCGCGCTGCGAACACGCGTCCATGTTGGCATCTCGTGAGCCATGACAGGATTCTCGAAGAACTCTTGCCCGCACTGCGTGATCAGCCGGGCAAAGCCTTCGACCGAATGTTCTTCACTGTGGCGGTCGAATTCTAAACCGTTGATCACCGCATCGGCGTGATATTGCCGGATGGCATCTTGGGCATCGCGAAGATAGGCCGATTCCAGCGTGTTGAACATCCCCATGCTGAAGACGATCCCGCGGCTGGACAGCGTGCGGTAGATGCTGTGCAAAATATCGGAGGTCATCTTCATGAGCCCTCGATTCGCATCTTCCAGCGAAATGGGCTGATGCTTATGTTCGTATGGATGCCCCAAGTCGATCTGGCAAATTCGCTTGGGAGCCGTATTGCGAAACACTTCGGCGAGCGTCCCAACTTCCAAGCCCCAGTCGCTGGGGATTCGATTGGCACGGACAAGAGTTGACGTCACCGCGAACTCGCCGGAAAGGGGATAGCGGAAGCTATTCAGGAAGACCAGGAAGTCGTCGTTCCCCAGCACGCGAATCAGCGAACGCAAAAGGGGCGTCATCAGCAGTCGCACAACGCGTCCATGCATGCGGTCGGTCACGCGGGCGTAGTACGCTTTGCAGAAGTCGAAGTCGAACCCGCGGTGAGCCATTGGCAAGCAAAGCCGCATCAGCATGTCGCGGTGATAGTTGACGATGTCGCAGTCGTGCAGCGCCATCGCTTTGATTTCGGGATCGGCCAACAGATAACCGAACGCGGTCCAGACGGCCCTGCCCTTGCCGGGCACCGAAACGTTGAAACCGGCATCGGTAAGCTGTTGAAATGCCGCTTTGCCGCGCGGGCCGTCGTTCCATAACACGCGGCACATGTTGCCGAGCTTGGAAGTGAGCTGGCGACATTCGCGGTAATCTTCGACATCTGGGGCACGATTCAAGACGACGACAACCGTCTTGAGGAACTTGGTCCCTTCCAGCTGATCCATGATGGTAGCAAACGCCGGGGCACGCATGTCGCTGGCGGTGACGGGAAGGATCAAGCCCATCGGGTACTCGCTGGTCGCATCTTCCAAAGTGCGTTCCAACTGCTGCGAGTCGAGCGTGCCGAAGTCGTGCAGCGTCGAAATGGGGCCATGTTGAATAAAGTCGGACAAGTGGTTCTCCTTGCCGGGGCGAATAAGTGTGGGAGAGGTTTTTAGTTTTTCGTGCGATGCGTCACTGGGTGCCGCGATTAAGCAGGCTAGTCGCCAGGTTCGGTCAGCCAGACGATCTGGTAAGGATCGAGCGTGAGTCCTTGCCCTTCGACAACGTACTTGTCGCTGATCAAATCGTACGAAAGGGCGTGCCATTTCGGATCGCTCAGCGGCAGGCTTTGCAGCTTATCGGATAGGTTCGCGAGAACGAGAATCGTTTGATCTCGGGCAGGCGATGTGCGCACGAATCCGAAAAGTGCTTTGTTGCCGGTCGGGAAGACTTCGCTAGGACCATCCGGGTGAAACGCTGGCTGCTCGATCCGTTTGGCCAACAGGTTTTGATAGCCGGTGAAGATGCGATGCTGCAACGTTTCGTGTTCGGTGATTTGGTTTTCGAGTTCTAATCGCTCGAACTTGCGGCGGTTGATGCGGCGCGGGATGCCGCTTTCTTCGACTCCGCCGAAATGGTTTTGTGTGCCGACGAGGCTGTGGAAGTAGATCCCTGGGATCCCCTTCATCGCCAACATGATGGCCTGGGATGCAAGGAAGCGATGGGCGTGCTGTTCCGGGCCGAACGCTTCCGGCTTGCCCATGGCATCGACATAAGTAATGTTCAGCTCGTACGGCTTTTGCGATCCGTCAGGCATCGTCCGCATGCCGACCATACCGCCTCGCTCGCGTGTTGCGTGAACCAGTTTGTCGATGCGTTCGGTCGGCACGAGACCTTCCAGCGGTCGCACGCCGATACCGTCGTGCGAAGCGGTGAAGTTGAAGTAGGTCGTCCCGTCTGGGATGTCGTACAGCGTTTCCATCCAGCTGGAAAGAGTCGTCGCGTCTTCGTTCAGATAGGCATCGTACAGCAGCGGCGGCAGGCTGAACTGATAAACCATGTGGGCTTCGTCGGCGAGCCCGAAGTAGCTGATGTTCTCGGCATGCGGCACGTTGGTTTCTGTCAGGATCAGAACATGCGGGGCGACAATTTCGGTGATCGTTCGCCACAGCTTGACCGCCTCGTGGGTCTCGTCGAGATGCAGGCAGTTGGTGCCGAGCGTCTTCCACAGAAACGCGATCGCATCGAGACGAATAATCCGTGAACCGTTCTGGACGTAGAACAACAGCACGTCGGTCATCGCCAGCAGGACTTCCGGGCTGCCATAGTTCAAGTCGACTTGATCGGCGCTGAAGGTGGTCCAAACATGCTTTTCGCCATCGATCGTTTCGTACGGCGAAAGCAGCGGCAACGCGCGAGGCCGAACGACCGCCGAGAGATCGGTCGCGGGGTCGACGTCGATGAAGTACTCGTCGTACGGCTTTTCCCCTTTCAAGTACTTCTGGAACCACTCGCTCTTTTGCGAACAGTGATTGGCGACCATGTCGAAGGCGAGATCGAAATGGTAGGCCAACGCGTGCAAGTCGTCCCAGGTCCCAGAATTCGGATCGACCTGTTTGTAGTCGACCACCGAGAAACCGTCGTCCGATGTGTACGGGAAGAACGGAAGCAAATG is a window of Bremerella sp. TYQ1 DNA encoding:
- a CDS encoding DUF1559 domain-containing protein; protein product: MFVDSPRTRRRGFTLVELLVVIAIIGVLIALLLPAVQQAREAARRMQCTNQMKQLGLALHNYHDTFLSFPPGNFGRSASESFNTYNWRVNLLPFIEQSALYDSLSLNDDFRGNSLGANPILRELVVPGLNCPSSPLDPLSDPVGQNTEKAQCIHYVGISGAAPSTTQPGVGYVDCGYGWFADNGMLPTNEATRLRDATDGTSNVLLVAEQSGHVEKRDITANYRGGWVGANLNHTVKNPSCNRVYFSGTTTVRYGINHNIASTGANAQYHHNTVVNSFHPGGVNGLLGDASTRFFPETMNLDTFKRLSVRNDGEVLGEF
- a CDS encoding glycosyl transferase translates to MSDFIQHGPISTLHDFGTLDSQQLERTLEDATSEYPMGLILPVTASDMRAPAFATIMDQLEGTKFLKTVVVVLNRAPDVEDYRECRQLTSKLGNMCRVLWNDGPRGKAAFQQLTDAGFNVSVPGKGRAVWTAFGYLLADPEIKAMALHDCDIVNYHRDMLMRLCLPMAHRGFDFDFCKAYYARVTDRMHGRVVRLLMTPLLRSLIRVLGNDDFLVFLNSFRYPLSGEFAVTSTLVRANRIPSDWGLEVGTLAEVFRNTAPKRICQIDLGHPYEHKHQPISLEDANRGLMKMTSDILHSIYRTLSSRGIVFSMGMFNTLESAYLRDAQDAIRQYHADAVINGLEFDRHSEEHSVEGFARLITQCGQEFFENPVMAHEMPTWTRVRSAIPDFPNTLRRSVEGDSAEYT
- a CDS encoding alpha-amylase family glycosyl hydrolase; translated protein: MIGTSEQQHALKQHLTRMYGESLAEDVLPRLVELLESYSTKIPEPKRTGWDETDVVLITYADQVYGNEKTPLAILREFLVHHGYDQLINTVHLLPFFPYTSDDGFSVVDYKQVDPNSGTWDDLHALAYHFDLAFDMVANHCSQKSEWFQKYLKGEKPYDEYFIDVDPATDLSAVVRPRALPLLSPYETIDGEKHVWTTFSADQVDLNYGSPEVLLAMTDVLLFYVQNGSRIIRLDAIAFLWKTLGTNCLHLDETHEAVKLWRTITEIVAPHVLILTETNVPHAENISYFGLADEAHMVYQFSLPPLLYDAYLNEDATTLSSWMETLYDIPDGTTYFNFTASHDGIGVRPLEGLVPTERIDKLVHATRERGGMVGMRTMPDGSQKPYELNITYVDAMGKPEAFGPEQHAHRFLASQAIMLAMKGIPGIYFHSLVGTQNHFGGVEESGIPRRINRRKFERLELENQITEHETLQHRIFTGYQNLLAKRIEQPAFHPDGPSEVFPTGNKALFGFVRTSPARDQTILVLANLSDKLQSLPLSDPKWHALSYDLISDKYVVEGQGLTLDPYQIVWLTEPGD